A genome region from Bacteroides stercoris ATCC 43183 includes the following:
- a CDS encoding KamA family radical SAM protein, which translates to MKQKKMLALTLSQLKQLYRHELPELTGIAARSGDAQTFKTYLSEYMAGHPQAESEAGKLIRLLIDYDGQKVHELSTDKQLPVSTLSLLYDFLTGKLEEYLETDLFIDLFRQFKRLQHPEHPLPGFQRVKAWSERWPSGLDEDVQQLRAYNKERILHALIQKIENRKNSASRFHFAEGISYEEKFRLVSEWWNDFRFHLAMAVKSPTELNRFLGNSLSVETMYLLSRARKKGMPFFATPYYLSLLNCTGSGYNDDSLRSYILYSPQLVETYGQIRAWEREDIVEAGKPNAAGWLLPDGHNIHRRYPEVAILIPDTMGRACGGLCASCQRMYDFQSKRLNFEFEELHPKESWDKKLRRLMTYFEEDTQLRDILITGGDALMSQNKTLRNILDAVYRMAVRKRKANQERPEGEKYAELQRIRLGSRLPAYLPMRINDELVDILREFKEKASTVGIRQFIIQTHFQTPLEVTPEAEEGIRKLLSAGWLITNQLVYNVAASRRGHTARLRQVLNKLGIICYYTFSVKGFEENNAVFTPNSRSIQEEQEEKAFGKLTKEDAHNLSVLLERTHDPAACIRRFTKAHRLPFLATDRNVLNLPAIGKSMTFKTVGITPEGKRILRFEHDGTRCHSPIIDSIGAVYIVESKSIAAYLRQLQAMGEDTEDYASIWNYTEGKTEPRFSLYEYPDFPFRITEKMSNLGLESC; encoded by the coding sequence ATGAAACAAAAGAAAATGCTTGCACTCACTCTCTCACAACTGAAACAACTTTACCGGCACGAACTCCCCGAACTGACCGGCATCGCCGCCCGAAGCGGAGATGCACAGACTTTCAAAACATATCTGTCGGAGTATATGGCGGGACATCCCCAAGCGGAAAGTGAGGCCGGCAAGCTGATTCGACTTCTGATTGATTATGACGGACAAAAAGTACATGAACTCTCAACGGACAAGCAACTGCCTGTTTCAACCCTCTCCTTACTCTATGATTTCCTCACCGGCAAACTGGAAGAATACCTCGAAACTGACCTTTTCATTGATTTATTCCGACAATTCAAACGTCTGCAACACCCCGAACATCCCCTACCCGGCTTCCAACGCGTAAAAGCCTGGAGTGAACGGTGGCCTTCCGGACTGGATGAGGATGTGCAACAACTCCGGGCATACAACAAAGAACGTATCCTGCATGCCCTCATACAGAAAATAGAAAACCGCAAGAATTCTGCTTCACGCTTTCATTTTGCAGAAGGCATCAGCTATGAAGAAAAATTCCGGCTCGTCAGCGAATGGTGGAACGATTTCCGCTTCCACCTTGCAATGGCAGTGAAAAGCCCTACGGAACTGAACCGTTTCCTGGGCAATTCACTTTCCGTGGAAACCATGTATTTATTGTCGCGTGCACGTAAAAAAGGCATGCCGTTCTTCGCCACCCCCTACTACCTTTCCTTATTGAACTGTACCGGAAGCGGCTATAACGACGACTCTTTACGCAGCTATATCCTCTACTCGCCCCAATTGGTGGAGACCTACGGACAAATCCGCGCCTGGGAACGCGAAGACATTGTAGAAGCCGGCAAGCCGAACGCTGCAGGCTGGTTATTGCCCGACGGTCACAATATCCACAGACGCTATCCTGAGGTGGCCATTCTTATCCCCGATACCATGGGAAGAGCCTGCGGCGGACTTTGCGCTTCCTGCCAGCGTATGTACGATTTCCAAAGCAAACGCCTCAACTTTGAATTTGAAGAACTGCATCCCAAAGAAAGCTGGGACAAGAAATTGCGCCGCCTCATGACCTATTTCGAAGAAGACACGCAATTGCGTGACATCCTCATTACCGGCGGCGATGCTCTTATGAGCCAGAACAAAACCTTGCGCAACATATTGGACGCCGTTTACCGTATGGCGGTGCGCAAGCGAAAAGCCAACCAGGAACGCCCGGAAGGTGAGAAATACGCCGAATTGCAACGCATCCGCCTCGGTTCGCGCCTGCCCGCCTATCTACCGATGCGCATCAATGACGAATTAGTGGACATATTGCGTGAATTCAAGGAAAAGGCATCCACAGTCGGCATACGTCAGTTTATCATCCAGACACATTTCCAAACCCCGCTGGAAGTTACTCCCGAAGCAGAGGAAGGCATTCGCAAACTGCTCTCGGCAGGATGGCTCATCACCAACCAGCTGGTGTATAATGTAGCCGCATCCCGCCGGGGGCACACTGCACGCCTGCGACAGGTATTAAATAAACTGGGCATAATCTGTTACTACACATTCTCGGTGAAAGGATTTGAAGAAAATAATGCCGTTTTCACTCCAAACAGCCGCTCCATACAAGAAGAGCAGGAAGAAAAAGCATTCGGAAAACTTACCAAAGAAGATGCCCATAACCTCTCCGTACTGTTGGAACGGACACACGACCCTGCCGCCTGTATCCGCCGTTTTACGAAAGCACATCGCCTGCCATTCCTCGCCACAGACCGGAATGTGCTGAACCTGCCTGCCATCGGAAAAAGCATGACTTTCAAAACGGTAGGAATCACTCCGGAAGGAAAGCGTATCCTTCGTTTCGAACACGACGGTACACGTTGCCATAGTCCTATTATAGACAGTATCGGAGCAGTATACATTGTCGAAAGCAAATCCATAGCCGCCTATCTGCGACAACTGCAAGCCATGGGAGAGGACACGGAAGACTATGCTTCCATCTGGAACTATACGGAAGGAAAAACCGAACCCCGGTTCAGCTTATACGAATATCCGGATTTCCCTTTCCGGATTACAGAAAAAATGAGTAATCTGGGACTTGAAAGCTGCTGA
- a CDS encoding uracil-DNA glycosylase family protein, which yields MEIEQHPLEPFLPGNARLLMLGSFPPQRKRWSMEFYYPNWNNDMWRIAGLLFFNDKDHFADKSQKAFRKERIIDFLNEKGIALFDTATAVRRLQDNASDKYLEVVRPTDISALLQQLPQCKAIVTTGQKATDTLCALFSLQEPKVGDFTEFIFADRPMRLYRMPSSSRAYPLALEKKAAAYRIMYQDLQML from the coding sequence ATGGAAATAGAACAGCATCCTTTAGAACCTTTCCTTCCCGGCAATGCACGTTTGCTGATGCTGGGGAGTTTCCCGCCGCAAAGAAAACGCTGGTCCATGGAGTTTTACTACCCGAACTGGAATAATGACATGTGGCGTATTGCAGGTCTTTTATTCTTCAATGACAAAGACCATTTTGCCGATAAATCCCAAAAAGCTTTCCGCAAGGAGCGTATCATCGATTTCCTGAACGAAAAAGGGATAGCCCTGTTCGATACGGCCACTGCCGTAAGGCGGTTGCAAGACAATGCATCCGATAAGTACCTCGAAGTGGTCCGACCCACCGACATATCCGCATTATTGCAACAACTGCCACAGTGCAAAGCGATTGTCACTACGGGACAAAAAGCTACCGACACGCTCTGTGCGCTGTTCTCATTGCAAGAACCTAAAGTCGGCGATTTTACAGAATTCATTTTCGCAGACCGCCCTATGCGGCTCTACCGCATGCCCTCTTCATCAAGAGCTTATCCGCTGGCTTTAGAAAAAAAAGCGGCAGCCTATCGCATTATGTATCAGGACCTACAAATGTTATAA
- a CDS encoding 7-carboxy-7-deazaguanine synthase QueE — MRKINEIFYSLQGEGFHTGTPAVFVRFSGCNLKCSFCDTQHEEGVWMSDEEILAEVGKYPAMTVILTGGEPSLWIDREFVDCLHRMGKYVCIETNGTHSLPDNIDWVTCSPKQGAKLCISRMDEVKVVYEGQDIAVYESLPAGHFFLQPCSCSNTAETVACVMQHPKWRLSLQTHKLIEIK, encoded by the coding sequence ATGAGGAAGATTAACGAAATATTTTACAGCTTGCAAGGAGAGGGCTTTCATACGGGTACTCCGGCTGTTTTTGTGCGTTTCTCCGGTTGCAACCTGAAATGTTCTTTTTGCGATACACAGCACGAAGAGGGTGTGTGGATGTCCGATGAGGAAATCTTGGCGGAAGTGGGGAAATATCCTGCGATGACGGTGATACTGACGGGCGGAGAGCCTTCGCTCTGGATTGACCGTGAATTTGTGGACTGCCTGCACCGGATGGGGAAGTATGTCTGTATCGAAACGAACGGTACGCATTCCTTGCCGGATAATATAGACTGGGTGACTTGCTCGCCCAAGCAAGGTGCAAAATTGTGCATTTCCCGTATGGATGAGGTGAAGGTAGTGTACGAAGGACAGGATATTGCCGTATATGAATCGCTTCCTGCCGGACACTTTTTCCTGCAACCCTGTTCTTGCAGCAATACTGCGGAAACTGTGGCTTGCGTGATGCAGCATCCGAAATGGCGGCTGAGCTTGCAGACGCACAAACTGATAGAAATAAAATAA
- the queD gene encoding 6-carboxytetrahydropterin synthase QueD — MYTVIKRMEVSAAHSLNLSYQSKCENLHGHNWIITVYCRAKELNADGMVVDFSHIKQTVKEKLDHRNINEVLPFNPTAENMARWICSQIPACFKVEVQESESNIAIYEED; from the coding sequence ATGTACACAGTCATTAAACGAATGGAGGTTTCGGCTGCACACAGTCTGAATCTTTCTTATCAGAGTAAATGTGAGAATCTGCATGGTCACAATTGGATAATCACAGTCTATTGCCGTGCCAAAGAACTGAATGCCGACGGAATGGTGGTTGATTTCAGCCACATCAAACAGACGGTGAAAGAAAAACTGGATCACCGGAACATCAATGAAGTCCTTCCCTTTAATCCGACAGCCGAGAATATGGCACGCTGGATATGCAGCCAGATACCTGCCTGCTTTAAAGTGGAAGTGCAGGAATCCGAGTCGAATATAGCCATCTATGAGGAGGATTGA
- a CDS encoding YbaN family protein, with product MKVLYILFGTLSLALGIIGIFLPLLPTTPFLLLTAALYVRSSPRLYNRLLHHKYLGSYIRNFRENKAIPLRAKIISVSLIWITILNCIFFIVPYWWLKAVLLLIAAGTSYHILSFKTLK from the coding sequence ATGAAAGTCCTTTATATTCTGTTCGGTACACTTTCTCTGGCACTCGGCATCATCGGCATTTTCCTGCCGTTACTGCCTACTACTCCGTTTCTGCTGCTCACAGCCGCCCTTTATGTACGCAGTTCTCCCCGCCTTTACAACCGGCTGCTGCACCATAAATACCTGGGAAGCTACATCCGTAACTTCCGTGAAAATAAAGCCATCCCGCTAAGAGCCAAAATCATCTCGGTCTCGCTGATATGGATAACCATCCTCAACTGTATCTTTTTCATAGTCCCCTACTGGTGGCTAAAGGCAGTGTTGTTGCTGATTGCAGCAGGAACAAGCTACCACATCCTCTCTTTCAAAACACTGAAATAG
- a CDS encoding MTA/SAH nucleosidase → MKILVTYAVQGEFTELKFPGLIGEEEVQVGYLRTGIGKVKSAFYLTEAINRAQPDLVVNVGTAGTVRHQVGDIFVCRHFVDRDMQRLKGFDMECEIDSAELLAQKGYCLHWQREGVCNTGDTFLTELSDVKGDVVDMEAYAQAWVCRTKNTPFIAVKYVTDIIGQNSVKHWEDKLADARKGLGAFFESISVF, encoded by the coding sequence ATGAAAATTTTGGTGACTTATGCCGTTCAAGGCGAATTTACGGAATTGAAATTCCCCGGTTTGATAGGGGAGGAAGAAGTGCAGGTGGGTTATCTTCGCACCGGAATAGGAAAGGTGAAATCTGCTTTTTACCTTACGGAAGCAATTAATCGTGCGCAGCCCGATTTGGTTGTCAATGTGGGCACGGCAGGAACTGTCCGCCATCAGGTGGGGGATATTTTTGTATGCCGTCATTTTGTAGACCGTGATATGCAGCGGCTGAAAGGGTTTGATATGGAATGCGAGATAGACTCGGCGGAACTGTTGGCGCAAAAAGGATATTGCCTGCATTGGCAGCGAGAAGGAGTGTGCAATACGGGTGATACTTTCCTGACGGAACTGTCGGATGTAAAAGGCGATGTGGTGGATATGGAGGCTTATGCCCAGGCATGGGTGTGCCGTACCAAGAACACGCCGTTCATCGCCGTGAAGTATGTGACGGACATTATCGGGCAGAATTCGGTGAAGCACTGGGAAGATAAACTGGCGGATGCCCGTAAAGGACTGGGAGCGTTTTTCGAATCTATTTCAGTGTTTTGA
- a CDS encoding winged helix-turn-helix domain-containing protein: MFKELNPLLHSELRLAVMSLLISVEEADFVYIRQQTGATAGNLSVQLDKLAKAGYIVVTKTFKGKMPCTLCKITPQGIEAFEEYVEALKSYIMK; this comes from the coding sequence ATGTTTAAGGAATTAAACCCTTTGCTTCACAGTGAACTGAGGCTTGCCGTAATGTCGTTGCTCATCAGTGTTGAAGAAGCGGATTTTGTATACATCCGCCAGCAGACCGGTGCAACGGCCGGCAACCTCAGTGTGCAACTGGATAAACTTGCCAAAGCGGGGTATATAGTTGTGACCAAGACTTTTAAGGGGAAGATGCCCTGCACGCTTTGCAAGATTACCCCGCAGGGAATAGAGGCTTTTGAGGAATATGTGGAGGCGTTGAAATCGTATATAATGAAGTAG
- a CDS encoding cell division protein ZapA has product MNDKIKINLQMAGAAYPLTINREDEEIVREAAKQVNIRINAYREHYQNISSERIIAMVAYQFALETLQLKDRNDTEPYTAKIKELTEVLEAYFREE; this is encoded by the coding sequence ATGAACGATAAGATAAAGATAAACCTGCAAATGGCAGGAGCAGCCTATCCCCTCACCATCAACCGTGAGGACGAGGAAATAGTAAGGGAAGCTGCCAAGCAGGTAAATATCCGGATTAATGCGTATCGGGAGCATTATCAGAACATCTCTTCAGAGAGGATTATAGCTATGGTGGCTTATCAATTTGCTTTGGAGACCCTTCAGTTGAAAGACCGTAATGATACTGAGCCCTATACAGCCAAGATAAAAGAACTGACGGAAGTATTGGAAGCTTATTTCAGGGAAGAGTAA
- the rny gene encoding ribonuclease Y codes for MTVVTIVVSIACFIVGGFASYMFFKHGLKSKYDSILKEAETEAEVIKKNKLLEVKEKFLNKKADLEKEVSLRNQKIQQAENKLKQRELVLNQRQEEIQRKKLEAEAVKENLEAQLAIVDKKKEELEHMQRQEIEKLEAISGLSAEEAKERMVESLKEEAKTQAQSYINDIMDDAKLTASKEAKRIVIQSIQRVATETAIENSVTVFHIESDEIKGRIIGREGRNIRALEAATGVEIVVDDTPEAIVLSAFDPVRREIARLALHQLVTDGRIHPARIEEVVAKVRKQVEEEIIETGKRTTIDLGIHGLHPELIRIIGKMKYRSSYGQNLLQHARETANLCAVMASELGLNPKKAKRAGLLHDIGKVPDEEPELPHALYGMKLAEKFKEKPDICNAIGAHHDEVEMTSLLAPIVQVCDAISGARPGARREIVEAYIKRLNDLEQLAMSYPGVTKTYAIQAGRELRVIVGADKIDDKATENLSGEIAKKIQDEMTYPGQVKITVIRETRAVSYAK; via the coding sequence ATGACAGTAGTTACAATAGTAGTATCCATTGCCTGTTTCATCGTTGGCGGATTTGCTTCGTACATGTTCTTCAAGCATGGATTGAAGTCCAAATACGACAGCATCCTCAAAGAAGCCGAGACCGAAGCAGAAGTGATTAAAAAGAACAAGTTGCTTGAAGTAAAGGAAAAATTCCTGAACAAGAAAGCCGATTTGGAGAAAGAAGTATCGCTCCGTAACCAAAAGATACAGCAAGCGGAAAACAAGTTGAAACAACGCGAACTGGTGCTGAACCAACGCCAGGAGGAAATCCAACGCAAAAAACTGGAAGCAGAAGCGGTAAAAGAGAACCTGGAAGCCCAATTGGCCATCGTTGACAAGAAGAAAGAGGAACTGGAGCACATGCAACGCCAGGAAATCGAGAAACTGGAAGCCATCTCAGGACTTTCTGCCGAAGAGGCCAAAGAGCGTATGGTAGAATCCTTGAAGGAAGAAGCCAAGACACAGGCGCAATCCTATATCAATGATATTATGGATGATGCCAAACTGACAGCAAGTAAAGAAGCCAAACGTATCGTCATACAGTCTATCCAGCGTGTGGCAACAGAAACCGCCATTGAAAATTCCGTTACTGTATTCCACATCGAATCGGACGAAATCAAAGGACGTATCATCGGTCGTGAAGGACGCAATATCCGTGCGCTGGAAGCAGCTACCGGTGTGGAAATCGTTGTGGATGACACTCCGGAAGCTATCGTATTATCAGCTTTCGACCCTGTTCGCCGCGAAATTGCCCGTCTGGCGCTGCACCAGCTGGTAACAGACGGACGTATCCACCCGGCACGTATCGAGGAAGTAGTAGCCAAAGTACGCAAGCAAGTGGAAGAAGAAATCATCGAAACCGGTAAACGCACCACCATAGACCTGGGTATCCATGGCCTGCATCCCGAACTTATCCGTATCATCGGTAAGATGAAATACCGCTCTTCCTACGGTCAGAACCTGTTGCAACATGCCCGCGAAACAGCCAATCTCTGTGCTGTGATGGCATCCGAACTTGGTTTGAATCCCAAGAAGGCAAAACGTGCCGGATTGCTGCACGACATCGGTAAAGTGCCCGATGAAGAACCGGAATTGCCGCACGCACTCTACGGTATGAAACTGGCGGAGAAATTCAAGGAAAAACCGGATATCTGCAATGCCATCGGCGCTCACCATGACGAAGTGGAGATGACCAGCCTGCTGGCTCCCATCGTACAAGTATGCGATGCCATCTCCGGAGCACGTCCGGGAGCACGCCGCGAAATCGTAGAGGCTTACATCAAACGCTTGAACGACCTCGAACAACTGGCTATGTCCTATCCGGGCGTAACGAAGACATATGCTATCCAGGCAGGACGCGAGTTGCGCGTAATCGTCGGTGCAGACAAGATTGACGATAAGGCAACGGAAAACCTTTCCGGCGAAATAGCCAAGAAGATACAGGATGAAATGACCTATCCCGGACAGGTAAAGATTACTGTTATCCGCGAAACGCGTGCAGTAAGCTACGCTAAGTAA
- a CDS encoding copper homeostasis protein CutC: MKEYLFEVCANSVESCIAAQAGGANRVELCAGIPEGGTTPSYGDIVIAREVLQNTRLHVIIRPRSGDFLYSPIEQRIMLKDIDNARRLGADGIVLGCLTADGEVDIPLMKQFMEAAQDISVTFHRAFDVCRNPQKALEDIISLGCDRILTSGQQPTAEAGIPLLKELQLQAAGRITLLAGCGVNESNIARIARETGIHEFHFSARETVASRMQYRKERVPMGATVQINEFERNVTTQERVKATIAQITE, translated from the coding sequence ATGAAGGAGTATTTATTTGAAGTCTGCGCAAACTCCGTAGAGAGTTGCATCGCCGCCCAAGCCGGCGGAGCCAATCGGGTAGAATTGTGCGCCGGAATACCCGAAGGGGGAACAACCCCTTCCTACGGTGATATTGTCATAGCGAGAGAAGTCTTGCAAAACACCAGGTTGCACGTCATTATCCGCCCCCGCAGCGGTGATTTCCTGTATTCCCCTATCGAGCAACGTATCATGCTAAAGGACATAGACAATGCCCGCCGTTTAGGGGCAGACGGTATTGTTTTAGGCTGTCTGACGGCAGATGGTGAAGTGGATATTCCTCTAATGAAGCAGTTTATGGAAGCTGCCCAAGACATATCGGTAACTTTCCACCGGGCTTTCGATGTTTGCCGCAATCCGCAAAAGGCATTGGAAGATATTATCAGCCTCGGCTGTGACCGTATCCTGACTTCCGGTCAGCAACCCACCGCCGAAGCGGGCATTCCTCTATTGAAAGAACTCCAGTTGCAAGCAGCAGGACGCATTACCTTACTCGCCGGTTGCGGAGTAAATGAGAGCAACATCGCACGGATTGCCCGTGAAACGGGTATCCACGAATTTCATTTCTCTGCAAGGGAAACCGTAGCAAGCCGTATGCAATACCGCAAAGAACGGGTACCGATGGGGGCAACCGTACAAATCAATGAATTTGAACGGAATGTGACAACCCAAGAAAGAGTAAAAGCCACAATCGCCCAAATAACCGAATGA
- a CDS encoding transglutaminase domain-containing protein, which yields MRYTTLLSGIICLLCLLAACGDSHFMTDASYRSRVERDFQQKKALMPQGDLFAIFETSLSDYEREALEFLYAYMPLADIADYSGEFHLMNVRASRQAADEMPWGKRIPEDIFRHFVLPVRVNNEHLDSARVVFYKELKDRVKTLSLQDAILEVNHWCHEKAIYTPSDARTSSPLATVRTAYGRCGEESTFLVAALRSVGIPARQVYTPRWAHTDDNHAWVEAWADGKWYFLGACEPEPVLNLGWFNAPASRGMLMHTKVFGRYEGAEEVMSVTPTYTEINVIGNYAPTAKASVTVVDAGGVPVDSACVEFKLYNYAEFYTVATKYTSASGICGLTAGKGDMLVWASKDGHFGFARLSFGKQSELTVKLDKKEGDAFAIDMDIVPPSEIANLPEVTPEQRAENDRRLAQEDSIRNAYTATFMTEDAARAFARRYKLDEDAVAGILVASRGNHKVICDFMTRLRSEKSKKGGIDLLQRISAKDLRDVRLEVLIDHMLSNVRTGAEYFRKYVRNPRVSNEMLTPYKAFFRKVVSKEDAEAYVAQPMKLVEWVAGNIRVDKHCNLGGDPISPEGVWRTRLADAHSRDIFFVSMARSMGIPARIDEVTGKVQLMKEEGALDVDLDCKDTVFMEELVPQKGRLVAEYSPVKSLDDPKYYSHFTLSKVTPQGRLQLLSYDEGDLDMGSGTTWSSLLKKGTVLDVGDYLLVTGTRLASGGVLSRLTEFSINPGQTTRLELVMRESKDEVQVIGSFNSESLFTPLQAENSEQSLLEACGRGYFVVGILGVNQEPTNHALRDIAAFKAGLEKWGRKMVLLFPNKTQYKKFRPDEFPGLPSTIIYGIDTSGIAAQIAEAMKLRHKETLPVFIIADTFNRVVFVSQGYTIGLGEQLMKTVEGL from the coding sequence ATGAGATACACTACTTTACTTTCCGGAATAATCTGTCTGTTATGTCTGCTGGCTGCTTGCGGTGACTCTCATTTCATGACGGATGCTTCTTACCGTTCGCGTGTGGAGCGAGACTTCCAACAGAAAAAAGCTTTGATGCCGCAAGGAGACTTATTTGCCATATTCGAAACCTCTCTCAGCGATTATGAGCGTGAGGCGCTGGAATTTCTTTATGCCTACATGCCTTTGGCGGATATTGCAGATTATTCAGGGGAGTTTCATCTGATGAATGTGCGCGCTTCCCGGCAGGCTGCCGATGAAATGCCGTGGGGAAAGCGTATTCCCGAAGATATATTCCGGCATTTTGTTCTTCCGGTGCGGGTGAACAATGAGCATTTGGACAGCGCGCGTGTCGTATTCTACAAGGAGTTGAAGGACCGGGTAAAAACGCTTTCCCTGCAGGATGCCATTCTGGAGGTGAACCACTGGTGTCATGAAAAAGCCATTTACACACCTTCCGATGCCCGTACAAGTTCACCGCTGGCAACGGTGCGTACCGCTTACGGCCGTTGTGGCGAGGAATCCACATTTCTGGTTGCCGCTCTCCGTTCGGTGGGCATTCCGGCGCGACAAGTATATACTCCCCGTTGGGCGCATACCGATGACAACCATGCGTGGGTAGAGGCATGGGCAGACGGAAAATGGTATTTTCTGGGAGCTTGCGAACCCGAACCGGTACTTAATCTCGGTTGGTTCAACGCGCCCGCAAGCCGGGGAATGCTGATGCATACAAAAGTATTCGGACGCTATGAGGGAGCGGAAGAGGTAATGTCCGTTACCCCTACCTATACTGAAATCAATGTGATTGGCAACTACGCACCTACTGCAAAGGCTTCCGTAACCGTAGTGGATGCCGGCGGTGTTCCTGTGGATAGTGCTTGTGTGGAATTCAAGCTATACAATTATGCGGAATTTTATACGGTAGCTACCAAATACACCTCTGCCAGCGGCATTTGCGGGCTGACGGCCGGTAAAGGGGATATGTTGGTGTGGGCATCGAAAGACGGACATTTCGGCTTTGCCAGACTTTCTTTCGGCAAACAGTCGGAACTGACGGTGAAACTTGATAAAAAGGAAGGTGACGCATTTGCCATAGATATGGATATCGTACCGCCGTCGGAAATAGCCAATCTGCCTGAGGTAACCCCGGAACAGCGTGCGGAGAACGACAGAAGGCTGGCGCAGGAAGATTCTATCCGCAATGCCTATACGGCAACGTTTATGACGGAGGATGCGGCGCGTGCTTTTGCCCGCCGGTACAAGTTGGATGAGGATGCGGTTGCCGGAATATTGGTAGCTTCCCGCGGCAACCACAAGGTTATCTGCGATTTCATGACCCGCCTTCGTTCCGAAAAGTCGAAGAAGGGCGGTATCGACCTGTTGCAACGGATTTCGGCAAAAGACCTTCGGGATGTCAGGCTGGAAGTACTGATAGACCATATGTTGTCCAATGTACGCACCGGTGCGGAGTATTTCCGCAAGTATGTACGCAATCCGCGCGTAAGTAATGAAATGCTGACTCCGTACAAGGCTTTCTTCAGGAAGGTGGTTTCAAAGGAAGATGCGGAAGCTTATGTAGCGCAACCGATGAAGCTGGTGGAGTGGGTAGCAGGGAACATCCGCGTGGATAAGCATTGCAATTTGGGAGGTGACCCCATATCTCCCGAAGGTGTGTGGAGGACACGGTTGGCAGATGCACACAGCCGCGATATTTTCTTTGTATCCATGGCGCGCAGCATGGGCATACCTGCACGTATAGACGAGGTGACGGGCAAGGTGCAACTGATGAAAGAAGAGGGTGCGCTGGATGTGGATTTGGACTGTAAGGATACTGTATTTATGGAGGAACTTGTTCCGCAGAAAGGCCGGCTGGTTGCTGAATATTCGCCTGTCAAGTCTTTGGACGATCCTAAATATTACTCTCATTTCACCCTTTCGAAAGTGACTCCGCAAGGTAGGTTGCAACTGCTGTCTTACGATGAGGGCGATCTCGATATGGGCAGCGGCACTACCTGGAGCAGCCTGTTGAAGAAAGGTACGGTGCTGGATGTCGGCGATTACCTCCTGGTGACCGGAACTCGCTTGGCAAGCGGAGGTGTGCTTTCCCGCCTCACGGAATTCAGTATCAATCCCGGACAGACCACCCGGCTTGAGTTGGTGATGCGCGAGAGTAAGGATGAGGTGCAGGTGATAGGCAGCTTCAATTCGGAATCTCTCTTTACCCCGCTTCAGGCGGAGAATTCTGAGCAAAGCCTGTTGGAGGCCTGCGGCCGGGGATATTTTGTCGTTGGAATCTTGGGAGTCAATCAGGAACCTACCAATCATGCGCTGCGTGACATTGCTGCTTTCAAGGCCGGTTTGGAGAAGTGGGGACGCAAGATGGTATTGCTTTTCCCGAATAAGACTCAATATAAGAAATTCCGTCCGGATGAATTTCCGGGCTTGCCGTCTACCATTATCTACGGTATAGATACAAGCGGTATTGCAGCGCAGATTGCAGAAGCCATGAAATTAAGACATAAGGAAACTCTGCCGGTATTTATCATTGCTGATACATTCAACCGGGTGGTGTTTGTTTCGCAAGGCTATACGATAGGCTTGGGAGAACAGTTGATGAAAACGGTGGAAGGACTGTAA
- a CDS encoding HAD family hydrolase — MRKYKHIIFDIDGTLIDTEEAILQSLQDTVHEILHKDIEKSELRFALGIPGSMTLRTLGITDTEHANSRWNEHLLKYKSRIRLFDGIPQLLGNLKMNDYQLGIVTSKTRNEYTTDFAVPFALSDYFCTVICVEDTLRPKPFPEPLLSYLNASHINAENAIYIGDTIYDSQCAQKAGVDFGFAAWGNAATQGVQADYLFKRPADIPFSLIKS, encoded by the coding sequence ATGAGAAAGTATAAGCATATCATATTTGATATTGATGGTACGCTGATTGATACGGAAGAAGCCATACTACAAAGCCTACAAGATACCGTGCATGAAATACTGCATAAAGACATCGAAAAGTCCGAACTGAGATTTGCTCTTGGAATACCGGGAAGCATGACTTTGCGTACATTAGGTATAACGGACACAGAACATGCCAACAGCAGATGGAATGAACATCTGCTGAAATACAAATCTCGTATCAGGCTTTTTGACGGCATTCCGCAACTGTTGGGTAACTTGAAAATGAATGACTATCAGTTGGGCATAGTCACGTCCAAGACCCGAAACGAATACACTACCGATTTTGCAGTTCCTTTTGCATTGTCTGATTATTTTTGTACTGTGATATGTGTGGAAGATACTCTTCGCCCCAAACCTTTTCCGGAACCTTTGCTTTCTTATCTGAACGCATCCCACATAAATGCCGAGAATGCTATTTACATAGGAGATACCATTTATGACAGTCAGTGTGCGCAAAAAGCAGGGGTTGATTTCGGGTTTGCCGCGTGGGGAAATGCGGCAACTCAAGGAGTACAAGCAGACTACCTATTCAAAAGACCTGCGGATATACCGTTTTCCCTGATAAAGAGTTAA